A single window of Sparus aurata chromosome 12, fSpaAur1.1, whole genome shotgun sequence DNA harbors:
- the LOC115592367 gene encoding uncharacterized protein LOC115592367 encodes MMSRYFNVWVSFGILAPLLLAAGAVVCSEKEKLLQLLPSKVTQQTDCLMECTGMTYIKKVELQDNRNIRLKDSSEGDLGEYCWSTEIKCTVGESFQHAYVVVPVDTSTVGHEMLEVKTTGPTASTLPAHNSPTTIAENCGLLYDVTQQFSAENMGTSFCIHVVTQGDVLGDEVLKCPPYMVTFWQRIQNQSNQEGAG; translated from the exons ATGATGTCAAGATATTTCAATGTGTGGGTGTCTTTTGGCATACTGGCccctctgctgctggctgcagggGCAGTTGTGTGTTCAGAGAAGGagaaactgctgcagctgctccccAGCAAGGTGACACAGCAAACGGACTGTTTGATGGAGTGCACTGGGATGACATACATCAAAAAAGTGGAACTTCAGGACAACCGTAATATAAGGCTTAAAGACTCCTCTGAAG GAGACCTCGGGGAATACTGTTGGTCTACGGAGATCAAGTGCACCGTTGGAGAGAGCTTCCAGCATGCCTACGTTGTGGTGCCAGTGGATACATCCACAGTCGGACATGAGATGCTGGAGGTCAAAACCACAGGCCCCACTGCCAGCACCCTGCCTGCACACAACAGCCCCACCACAATCGCAGAGAACTGTGGCCTCCTTTACGATGTCACGCAGCAATTCAGCGCAGAAAACATGGGGACTTCATTCTGCATACATGTCGTCACACAGGGAGACGTCCTGGGGGACGAAGTTCTTAAATGTCCTCCATATATGGTCACCTTCTGGCAGAGAATTCAAAACCAGTCTAACCAAGAAGGTGCCGGATAA